tcagggtgaaagaaattctgcccattttgtttctgccatcaccggggatcgaacccggaccctaggattacgagtctaaAGCGCTGTTCAGTCAgccaccagccctcctggtggctgatgggtgtgtgtgtgtgtgtgtgtgtgtgtgtgtgtgtgtgtgtgtgtgtgtgtgtgtgtgtgtgtgtgtgtgtgtgtgtgtgtgtgtgtgtgtgtgtgtgtgtgtgtgtgtgtgtgtgtgtgtaatgcctCCTCTTCACTGTTTTCTGTTTATCCTTCCGCGTTTTCTCTTCCTATCTCCCTTTcgtcttctcttccttctctccttTTCCTGTCACCTCATCATTCTTCATTTTCCTTTCTCATgcttctgttctctctctctcattctctctctctctctctctctctctctctctctcattctctctctctctctctctctctctctctctctctctctctctctccatcttcatTTCGTCTCgtcgtttttttttttagttattctCTCCTTCTTTTCTGTTTAATCTTTATTCCCGTTTGccttttgttttcaacactttcctTTCACTTTTCTTCTCCATTTAGTCGCTTTCGTCCTCGCATTTTTCCACCTTCCGTTTTCCATTGGTCCATTTATTTAGTTTGTTCATGTTTACTTGTTACTTATCCACCGTTTGTTCCATTCTACTTTGTGTTATCCTTCGTGCTGTTACATTTATATTCTCTCTTTTAAGATGGAAGTCTGTGTtggagacacactcacacacacacacacacacacacagaagagttaggggggacatgatcaccacattcaagattctgaaggggattgatagggtagacaaagacagtctatttaacacaaggggaacacgcacaaggggacacaggtggaaactgagtgcccaaatgagccacagagatatttgaaagaacttttttagtgtcagagtggttgacaaatggaatgcattagggggtgatgtggtggaggctgactccatacacagtttcaagtgtagatatgacagagcccgataggctcaggaatctgtacacctgttgattgacggttgagaggcgggaccaaagagccagagctcaacccccgcaaacacaactaggtgagtacaactaggtgagtacacacacacacacacacacacacacacacacacacgcacgcgcgcgcgagagagacgtCTAAAAAGACATAACTTAATATTTCGTATTCAAGACGTATATAAGTCTTGCATCATTAACATCCTGTTCCGGTTCTTCCTTTCCCTGTGTTCTCTTCCACGaatacgtgagagagagagagagagagagagagagagagagagagagagagagagagagagagagagagagagagagagagagagagagagagagagagagagagagagagagagagagaaagagatagagatagatagattgcAGAAGCAAGAGAGGAAATGCAGCAGTAATAATTCAGTAATATCACTCAAACAACAGACCCCCCCACCCCAGGTTCGACACCCTCCCACCCCAGGTTCGACACCCCCCACCCCAGGTTCGACACCCTCCCACCCCAGGTTCGACACCCCCCACCCCAGGTTCGACACCCTCCCACCCCAGGTTCGACACCCTCCCACCCCAGGTTCGACACCCTCCCACCCCAGGTTCGACACCCTCCCACCCCAGGTTCGACACCCTCCCACCCCAGGTTCGACACCCTTCCACCCCAGGTtcgacacccccccaccccaggttCGACACCCTCCCACCCCAGGTTCgacaaccacccacccacccacccccctcccacccttcaGCTGCAGTTCCCATTATTAACGTTCATAAATGCATACGAATTCGATGGCGTTCGCGAGCTGAACCTCACCAGTACTGTGAGGCCAGGGTGGGGCCGCCCGCCGCTTCCAACTGGTATTGGTGATCGCTTACAGTACTCGAAGATCTGCTTCACCAGGATCTGCTTCATCAAGATGTGCTTCACCAAGATCTGCTTCACCAAGACCAGCTTCACCAAGATCTGCTTCACCAAGACCAGCTTCACCAAGATGTGCTTCACCAAGATGTGCTTCACGAAGATCTGCTTCACCAAGATGTGTTTCACCAAGATGTGTTTCACCAAGATCTGCTTCGCCAAGATGTGTTTCACCAAGATATGTTTCACCAAGATCTGCTTCGCCAAGATGTGCTTCACCAAGATCTGCTTCACCAAGATGTGCTTCACCAAGACCAGCTTCACCAAGATGTGCTTCACCAGGAACTGCTTCACCAAGACCAGCTTCACCAAGACCAGCTTCACTAAGACCAGCTTCACCAAGACCAGCTTCACCAAGACCACCATCATTAGGACCAACGTCGCACCTCCAATGCCTCGAACGACATCCCCAAGTTTCACACCACACAGCACAATCCTGGACAATCAAGTGCATTTTTCCATCTCATACattcttctcttccccttccaTCTCCCCCTTCCATTCTCCTCACACCCCCCTTCACCCCCATCCCATCACCCCTCCCAAACCAGGTATAATTTGCATTTTAATCGCCTTTTCACTCAATTAACTCTAATGCTCTCTCTCCGTTGTAGACTGCACTGCAAAATCAAATATACAAAAAATTTAACTACCTTTTTTTCTctgtgtaattatttatgtcaacTTTTGGCTTTATTGCATctgccttttctctctctctctctctctctctctctctctctctctctctctctctctctctctctctctctctctctctctctctctctctctctctctctctctctctctctatacaaAGGGAAAACTTTTTCCCTTGTTCAGATTTCAAATTTGAACTTCCCTTGGAATGAACAAGGGGAATtcaaattcccttgttcaaaaagttCAATTTTTTCCGTTTGAACGGCTCGGTATATGTTCAGGTTCTTTCTTTTATCGCTTAATTGTCGTAATTTATGTCTGTTTTCACTAATTTCTTCATTTTTGCCTGTGTCTGTCAACATCTTCATCGACGGTGTTGGCAAAATATATTAAGGTCACGCTGTGGGATCTAATCCATGGACTCCCTATACTTGCAGGTTCGATCCCAATCTACAATCCCAGATATATATAATTTGTGATGTTTTATACACGGAGAAATCACATTGACCGGATATATCAAAGACCAAATCTACCAGGAgccgtgatgggggctcgaacTTGTGTTCTGAGaccatgtggtggtacagtggactAGAGAGCGTCTGGGAAGCCCCAACGCGTAGGTTCGAAACCCTCCATCATGGCTCCTGTGGAATTGTTGTTTCGTTGATTGGTATCGTTAGTGGTACTTGTGTCACAGGACCAGGTTCGAATTCCGGATGATTTCTCGGAGTGTATTCAGCCTGTCTAGTATTACCATCTTGCTTGTTCCTTGAGACTATATTCCTCCTTATCTCCTTCTATGTTTCTATTCCTTCACTTTATCCCTCTTCGCTTGCATGTGTTTTCCTAATCTACCTTCGTATGTTTCAGACCTTCTACAATTCCTCTCTCATAATTCCCCTATTCCGAGTTCTATTCCTCTTCCACATCCTTCTacttctctgtctcttcctcgccccccccccttacctaccTACACTTCTCTTCCACGGACGCCATAGTGAGTAGGGAGGCACCATCCCACCTGACGCCTGCGTCCCATAGAGTGTCGTAAGGTCAGTCACCTCTCACCCGATCCATTATATTGGTAATTACTCTCCTTCGTCGACACCACAaccctcatcatcatcaccatctttGTCATCCCCTGCGTTCTTCACGTTCGGCTGCCTCGTTCCTGTGTGTGGGTCGCAATTAGCCGCCATTGTCTTTGTGTCTTCGAGTgtaagggaaagagagagagagagagagagagagagagagagagagagagagagagagagagagagagagagagagagagagagagagagagagagagagagagagagagagagagagagagagagagggagagagagacagacagagagagagagagagggagagagagatatcacGCCAGCAAGCCTGCAAACGAGGCCTGCGCGTCTGGAGAGGACCGCGAAGTCACAATGCAAGCCTCCGGACACAAACTCACACTCCACCCACTTTCTTCTATAGGATTTGGCGGGGTTTGTCACTCTATTCGCCCAAGCGGTCTCGTTACCTCTTTACGTTGGCTTCGTTCTTTAATGTTTGGCATTGCTGTTGCATGTAACATCGAGCAAgaatggaaaagatgcaaaatgaTCGTtcgctaaaggtgaaggaaacgtCTTGAAACGAATGAGTAATCTTTGTGTGTTTACAGAGGGAAATCTTCGTTTTCTGTGGATGCTTGCAGATAACAACACATTGCTTCCAGGTTTTCATCATTTATTGCAGTTATATCAATTATTCTGGAGCTATAAACAACGGGAGTGACGGATAAATGATTAGAGGCAATAAACAGAGAGATGACAGAACAGGAACAACAGGAAACAATTAAAACAAAAACCTCGACGACTCATGCTTCTACGCGCCAAACCCTTTCCCGCGCAGATCGAACCTGGAACAAAGCCAAGCGGGTGATTGGCTGGCCACAGCGTCAGGTGCACCAATGACGGCCACTCgttgttctctctctcactgaccaCTCGCTCTACACGCCAATGACGACCGGCTGTTGTTCTCTCCCTCTTTTCTCTttttcgcctctctctctctctctctctctctctctctctctctctctctctctctctctctctctctctctctctctctctctctctctctctctctctctctctctctctctctctttctttctctctctctctctctctctcactcgctctctctacCGCTCACTGTGGCGGACAGCGAGGGGGGAAGAGTTACATAGCCGCCATAGCCACGCCCGTTCATTAATAAATAGGAAAATGGGAACCATAGAGATGGCTGAAAGTGATAAGGCATCAGCCATTGTTTCTCTCACCTGTCTGGCCGGCGCTCAGGTGAGTCTCAACAAAATGGCGGGTCGATAAACTACGACTGGAATGCTTTAATGGTTACCCCTGATTATATCTAAATATCCCTGCCAGCTAAAGGAGTTCATTTATCTCTTGTTTTGCTGCCAATATCTCGACATCAGTCTGGGGTCAATGTAGtgctgtagcacagtggtctacgtcttCAGACCCTCTGGACCCGAGTGCCACTTCCATGTGAGACAGAACGGTTTCCTGTTTTTTTTTACCTGATGCTGCTCTTCACCTTGCAGTATATGGTGGTAGTTGACTTGGATAATCCTTGAATCAGGCTTCCTGTTCCTGAGAATGATTTTATCTTCAGGAGATTGACATATTGTTTATTCACTATGCGTGATCTTGATTCTATTCTATACCTATATATCTTATACATTTATTCTATACCTGATTTTATTCACTTGCTCTACTGCAATGGAGGGTTGGGCTGGCTTCGCAGGTGCCAGAAACTCTGAGGAATGAGTGGTCACTGGTTCGAGTTCTTTTGTTCGGGCCATCATGACGACCATGGTGGCCTTTGGaccatctctgtctgtctgtctgtctgtctgtctgtctgtctgtctgtctgtctgtctgtctgtctgtctgtctgtctgtctgtctgtctgtctgtctctctctctctctctctctctctctctctctctctctctctctctctctctctctctctctctctctctctctctctctctctctctctctctctctctctctctctctctccatcccattTCATCTCTTCTTGTCATTTTCTCTCTTTCACACCCTTATTTTTCACTTCCCCTCTTCTTGTtccattccttcctccctccatcccctccttccctttcctcTCTCCGTAATTCTCTATCCCTTCCTCCCCTCTACTTCTTCTTCCCTTTAATCtccccatcttgcctcctttcccACCCTCTCCCCTACCTCCTCTCCCACAAACGTTTGACAACTGTAAATGATTCAGAATATCGTTTGCTTAACATAATCTGtctcctctttccctccctcttcacctctccctctcctcttcccttccccccttctcctctccccccctcctttcTCTTCCTACCTCTCCTTTTACTCACCTGAGACCCATCTTCGTCAACACACTCCGTTTCTTTATCCTTTCTCTTTGGAACAGCGAAAAATGGATTTGTCTTCCAGTCCCGGCTCGGCAGTTATAAGAGTGAGGTTCCGTGGGTATAGAGGGAGGACTTCCGCCCTTAGGTCCTATCACCTTCTTGGCTGGTGTAGCATACTTTGGCCGCCGTTCTCCTATTTTTGTTGTCATTGGCCAACTTAGCGTCCTGGACCCGTTGTCATGGGCGACCAATTAACAATAAATGCCTTGGTAATTGGCCTCTCTTGCTATGGCTGTGTAGCTgtctctgtccccccccccctctcctcctgtgttctgtctgtgtctgtctgtgtctgtctgtctgtctgtctgtctgtctgtctgtctgtctctgttttttttttctctctctctctctctctctctctctctctctctctctctctctctctctctctctctctctctctctccctctatattTTAACTTTGTTCATTTATCCGCTTAATAATATTGTATTCATGTTTATCCATTCCGAATGCtaaacacaacatacaacacactcTGGTTATTGTGAACACTTGTCCTCGCTTAGTGAGTGCTGCTGGTTAATTCAGGCGCTGAACTCTCTCGATAACCATTCACTTATAACGAATATTATAACGTTATACTGAGAATCGTTACAATTATCGAAATTCAAGAACACCCGGTTAAAACGAACACATACACCAAAGACTACACAATACAACGACTTCTACACTACGCTACAATAGACATCATTCACTACAATACTCAACTGGCTGGTTATTCAAATATAACTCTGGAAATCGTCCACAGGTAATCCACAGGTAATCCACCAATAGCCATGCAGGCTCTTGAACATCGACGATAAGAAACCAATGCCCGGAAGAACAGTCGCGTTGTTCAGCTATGAACAACAAAGGAACTCCGTACAAAAAGAGTTCAGAACGCAAGTTCTCCTATTTTCCCCCTTCAAGACTCATGAACAGATGAACAAACAGGAGTAGGGAAGAACAAGGAAACGAGAAGTGAACACCTATAATCAGTTTACTCGCTAAATTggcatatatataacatatacagCAATTGGCGCTGTAATTGGAAATTGTTTGAAGCTACTGTAAATTGGGGGTACTGAGACTTAATATTGTAATTGCTCAAAATATGTTTAATAATGAGAATAAATATTGTATAGTGGTACAAATAAAATTGATTACTATTTCATATAAAAAATATGATACAGTAATAGGCTACAAGCCTTTATATCCAATGTTGTAATTGGAACAATTAGGTCTAATTGTAAAAAATAACTAATATTGTAATTGGTCCAAATGTATCTTCTGTCGTAATTGGTACAAATATCATTTatagtattaatttatatatgtgaCTGTAATTGGTAGAATTGTACTGAATGTAATTGTGACTGTAATTGGGAGAATTACACAGGGGTGCCAGCCACGTCCGAGCGCCGTTGTAAATGGGGCATTAAATGGCATCCTTGTAACTGGCGATGTAATTGGAGCTTAGAAAAATAGGGTCAAGATCGCCTCCGGCTAATCATCGAAGGTTTCGGTTTGATCTGTAATCTAATTGGCTGTCCAATTACCCTCAACAACTTAGCTGTGAGCTGATTCTGGTGCCTTGAtggttgggagagagagagagggaagaagagagggagagagagagagagggaagaagagagggagagagagagagagggagggagagagggagggagagggagggagtggtgaGAGTTGTGGCTATTTTTGAGAATCAACCGTTCCAAACCTTGATGAAAGGACTTTCcgcctctctctgctctctctctctctttctctctctctctctctctctctctctctctctctctctctctctctctctctctctctctctctctctctctctctctctctctctctctctctctctctctctctctctctctctctctctctctctctctctctctctctctctctctctctctctctctctctctctctctctctctctctctgtctctctccctctctctccctctctctctctctctctctctctctctctctctctctctctctctctctctctctctctctctctctctctctctctctctctctctcaatctcaatctcaatctctctctctctctctctctctctctctctctctctctctctctctctctctctctctctctctctctctctctctctctctctctgtctctctctctctctctctctctctctgtatgttaGTGTGTGCGCACGCACTGcctgtgtatgcatgtgtgtgcatgtgtatgcatgtgtgtgcatgtgtatgcatacatgtgtgcatgtgtatgtatgtaatggAAAGCTTCATCAAACCGTAAGATAACAAATGCGAAAAACataatatttcaggaaaattcagcttgttaggCAATTTGGTCTGTTAgatacaatacatatatatatatgtcgtacctagtaaccagaatcgCAAATCTTggtctaatatgcaaggcccaacttgcctaacaggcagagttatttttgttaatttcaaatatttgtttctaaaTTGGTTTATTTCGATTACTATTTTTGTATTAACATGAATTATtgactaagttaggttagggtaggtaggataggttaggttagattaggataggttaggtatgttTGGTTAGAACAGGATAGGATAGATtaaattaggtaggttaggctaggagaggaaggttagggtaggtaggataggttaggttagaacagGATTAGTTAGGTATGTTTGGTTAGAACAggataggatagattaggttaggtaggttaggttaggagaggaaggttagggtaggtaggataggttaggttagattaggataggttaggtatgttTGGTTAGAACAggataggatagattaggttaggtaggttaggctaggagaggaaggttagggtaggtaggataggttaggttagaacagGATTAGTTAGGTATGTTTGGTTAGAACAggataggatagattaggttaggtaggttaggttaggagaggaaggttaggttagagttGATAAAATTTCTATTGTAATTTTAACTCAACTTACAAAAATTAGAGAAACCACATGAGCCACTCCCCGACCACACGAACGACTCCCCCGACCACACGAACGACTCCCCCGACCACACGAACGACTCCCCCGACCACACGAACCCCTCCCCCGACCACACGAACCCCTCCCCCGACCACACGAACGACTCCCCCGACCACACGAACGACTCCCCCGACCACACGAACCCCTCCCCCGACCACACGAACCCCTCCCCCGACCACACGAACCCCTCCCCCGACCACACGAACCCCTCCCCCGACCACACGAACCACTCCCCCGACCACACGAACCACTCCCCCGACCACACGAACCCCTCCCCCGACCACACGAACCCCTCCCCCGACCACACGAACCACTCCCCCGACCACACGAACCCCTCCCCCGACCACACGAACCACTCCCCCGACCACACGAACCCCTCCCCCGACCACACGAACCCCTCCCCCGACCACACGAACCACTCCCCCGACCACACGAACCACTCCCCCGACCACACGAACCCCTCCCCCGACCACACGAACCCCTCCCCCGACCACACGAACCACTCCCCCGACCACACGAACCACTCCCTCGACCACACGAACCCCTCCCCCGACCACACGAACCACTCCCCCGACTACACGAGCCACT
This sequence is a window from Procambarus clarkii isolate CNS0578487 chromosome 36, FALCON_Pclarkii_2.0, whole genome shotgun sequence. Protein-coding genes within it:
- the LOC138371548 gene encoding uncharacterized protein in mobD 3'region-like yields the protein MHLIVQDCAVWCETWGCRSRHWRCDVGPNDGGLGEAGLGEAGLSEAGLGEAGLGEAVPGEAHLGEAGLGEAHLGEADLGEAHLGEADLGETYLGETHLGEADLGETHLGETHLGEADLREAHLGEAHLGEAGLGEADLGEAGLGEADLGEAHLDEADPGEADLRVL